The Pyrobaculum sp. 3827-6 genome has a segment encoding these proteins:
- the sat gene encoding sulfate adenylyltransferase translates to MPAPLEPHGGRLVYNVIEDRDKAESAVKGLARLEIEPTLGLDGAPIRNPYREIMSIAYGFFSPVEGFMTRNEVENILKERRLLSGWLFPFPLVFDVDEEKFKSLGVKEGDTVLLTLKGKPFATLKIEEVWKLPDRKEFADAVFGTPERNKEVVKKRFDEKHPGWLIYRSMKPIALAGKVTVVNPPRFKDPYSRFWMPPHVSREYVAKKGWKIVVAHQTRNVPHIGHEMLMKMAMFVAGCDRPGDAVLVNAIIGAKRPGDYVDEAILEGHEALNKFGYFHPDRHVVTMTLWDMRYGNPLESLLHGVIRQNLGATHHMFGRDHAATGDYYDPYATQYLWTRGLPSYGINEPPHVTDKGLKIRPVNLGEFAYCPKCGEYTYLGMSYGDYKEVALCGHTPERISGSFLRGVIIEGLRPPKVVMRPEVYDVIVKWWRVYGYPYVTDRYLKIKEQELEVEL, encoded by the coding sequence ATGCCTGCGCCACTTGAACCACACGGCGGGCGGCTGGTTTACAATGTGATAGAAGATAGAGACAAGGCGGAGAGCGCCGTGAAGGGCCTCGCCAGATTGGAGATAGAGCCGACCCTCGGCCTGGACGGTGCGCCGATCCGCAACCCCTACCGCGAGATTATGTCCATCGCATACGGCTTCTTCAGCCCCGTGGAGGGCTTCATGACGAGGAACGAGGTGGAGAATATTTTAAAGGAGAGGCGCCTACTGAGCGGCTGGCTCTTCCCATTCCCGCTGGTGTTCGACGTGGATGAGGAGAAGTTCAAGTCGCTGGGGGTTAAAGAGGGCGACACCGTGTTGCTCACCCTCAAGGGCAAGCCGTTTGCCACGTTGAAAATCGAAGAGGTGTGGAAGCTCCCGGACCGCAAGGAGTTCGCCGACGCCGTCTTCGGAACCCCTGAGCGCAACAAGGAGGTGGTGAAGAAGAGGTTTGATGAAAAACACCCCGGCTGGCTGATATACCGATCCATGAAGCCCATCGCTCTGGCGGGGAAGGTCACAGTGGTGAACCCGCCGAGGTTTAAAGATCCCTACAGCAGGTTCTGGATGCCGCCGCACGTCTCGCGGGAGTACGTGGCTAAGAAGGGGTGGAAGATCGTGGTTGCCCACCAGACGAGAAACGTGCCGCACATAGGCCACGAAATGCTTATGAAAATGGCCATGTTCGTCGCCGGTTGCGACAGGCCGGGGGACGCGGTGCTCGTAAACGCAATTATAGGGGCCAAGAGGCCGGGGGACTACGTCGACGAGGCCATCCTGGAGGGCCACGAGGCTCTGAACAAATTCGGCTACTTCCACCCAGACCGCCACGTGGTTACCATGACTCTGTGGGATATGCGCTACGGGAACCCGCTGGAGTCGCTACTGCACGGGGTCATTAGGCAGAACCTCGGCGCGACGCACCACATGTTTGGCCGTGACCACGCCGCCACGGGCGACTACTACGACCCCTACGCCACGCAGTACCTCTGGACGCGGGGACTCCCCAGCTACGGCATCAACGAGCCGCCTCACGTGACGGACAAGGGGCTGAAGATACGCCCGGTGAACCTCGGCGAATTCGCCTACTGCCCCAAGTGCGGCGAGTATACATACCTAGGCATGTCTTACGGCGACTACAAGGAGGTGGCCCTCTGCGGCCACACGCCGGAGAGGATATCCGGCTCCTTCCTCCGCGGCGTCATCATAGAGGGCCTCAGGCCGCCGAAGGTGGTCATGAGGCCGGAGGTGTACGACGTAATTGTAAAGTGGTGGAGGGTGTACGGCTACCCCTACGTCACAGATAGGTACCTAAAAATTAAAGAACAGGAGCTGGAGGTGGAGCTATGA
- a CDS encoding FAD-dependent oxidoreductase, with protein MDFFRRVGLELTEDGYVKVNEAMETNIPGIYAAGDCTTAMPRGFKQIQIAAAQGAVAAYSAYNYILRLRG; from the coding sequence GTGGATTTTTTCAGACGCGTCGGCCTAGAACTCACCGAAGACGGCTATGTTAAAGTAAATGAGGCCATGGAGACGAATATCCCCGGCATCTATGCGGCCGGGGACTGCACCACGGCGATGCCCAGAGGGTTTAAACAGATACAGATAGCCGCGGCGCAGGGGGCCGTAGCGGCCTACTCGGCATACAACTATATCTTGAGGTTACGGGGGTAG
- a CDS encoding NAD(P)/FAD-dependent oxidoreductase, with the protein MDSGEMLEAVTVIIAVGERRRKLGVPGEEEFNARGVSYCAPCDAPLFRGKTVAVVGEGVSAAQAALLLAEYASKIY; encoded by the coding sequence ATGGATAGCGGCGAGATGTTGGAAGCTGTCACGGTGATAATTGCCGTGGGGGAGCGGAGGAGGAAGCTCGGCGTTCCGGGGGAGGAGGAGTTTAACGCGAGGGGGGTGAGCTACTGCGCTCCTTGCGACGCCCCTCTCTTTAGGGGCAAAACAGTCGCCGTTGTGGGAGAAGGGGTCTCGGCGGCGCAGGCCGCCTTGTTGCTTGCGGAATACGCCTCTAAGATCTACTAA
- a CDS encoding PaREP1 family protein: protein MDVEAIYLPSALAMRLRALAESEAVSLEDYLLEIALSNTDPPGRARAYAEVALDLLRAAGEGLRAGDLRQASEKIWGAAALAVKAYAYWRDGVRLASHGELWHYAKKIADELGDWVHDAWAQANAMHINFYEGWATAEQVAEALKRVEKLVEEIVERVQTR from the coding sequence GTGGATGTGGAGGCGATCTACCTACCCTCCGCGTTAGCTATGCGGCTGAGGGCGTTGGCCGAGTCTGAGGCTGTTTCGCTTGAGGATTATCTGCTCGAAATAGCCCTCTCAAACACAGATCCCCCGGGGAGGGCTAGGGCGTACGCCGAAGTTGCCTTAGATCTGCTGAGGGCGGCGGGGGAGGGGCTGAGGGCTGGCGATTTGAGGCAGGCTAGTGAGAAGATTTGGGGGGCGGCGGCTCTGGCGGTAAAGGCCTACGCCTACTGGCGCGACGGCGTTAGACTGGCGTCACACGGAGAGCTGTGGCACTACGCCAAGAAGATTGCCGACGAGCTAGGCGACTGGGTACACGACGCCTGGGCACAAGCAAACGCCATGCACATAAACTTCTACGAGGGGTGGGCAACCGCGGAGCAGGTGGCCGAGGCCCTAAAGCGGGTGGAGAAGCTAGTAGAAGAAATAGTCGAGAGAGTGCAAACAAGATAA
- a CDS encoding aspartyl protease family protein, protein MGHIWVEVIIGNLEGTARRSVKALVDTGATLTVLPRRLAEELGIKPHAVSRMETGAGVIEMERGRAYVEIADRGKVVPVLISDVIDKVLIGVTTLEVLELEVDPITGRLKERALMLYTTEAW, encoded by the coding sequence GTGGGTCATATCTGGGTTGAGGTTATTATTGGAAATTTAGAAGGTACGGCGCGTAGATCTGTAAAGGCGCTGGTGGATACCGGGGCTACTTTGACCGTGTTGCCGAGGCGGCTGGCGGAGGAGCTCGGGATAAAACCCCACGCCGTGTCGAGAATGGAGACAGGTGCTGGAGTAATAGAAATGGAGCGGGGGAGGGCCTACGTGGAGATAGCCGACCGCGGCAAGGTGGTCCCCGTCTTGATATCAGACGTGATTGATAAGGTGCTCATCGGAGTGACGACTCTAGAGGTGCTGGAGCTGGAGGTAGACCCAATCACCGGACGGTTGAAAGAAAGGGCGCTGATGCTGTACACCACTGAGGCTTGGTAA
- a CDS encoding sulfite exporter TauE/SafE family protein translates to MEYFGMDLLVLAVVFTVASIPMGAFAYGFSSISTPLLLLAGYTNRQFAPLLNFIELWQNPLLLYVNRRSITAKALGQALPISLGIVPGTLVGALLLKSADPSLLRLATFLVLAPLVLAQAAGIRRPLGDWRLLAPLGFPIGVLYGVTTISGPPLAMILNNNGLVKGEFRTAMAVIRTVESTATFISYLTLGVFKPAVVYLAALVAPVIVASMIIGQVVARMARPEDFRRLTMSFDAWMIGYGLMGALGHWLPFALIVIADLILLRYYITVQRPRIIKGENSPI, encoded by the coding sequence GTGGAATACTTCGGCATGGACTTGCTAGTGCTAGCCGTGGTATTTACCGTGGCCTCAATTCCAATGGGAGCCTTTGCTTATGGCTTCTCCTCAATATCTACGCCGCTCCTTTTGCTAGCGGGTTATACAAATAGGCAATTCGCCCCACTTCTAAATTTCATAGAACTTTGGCAAAATCCATTATTGCTCTATGTGAATAGGAGAAGTATAACTGCTAAGGCACTTGGCCAAGCATTACCTATAAGTCTAGGCATCGTGCCGGGCACCTTAGTGGGCGCCCTATTGCTTAAATCCGCTGACCCATCTCTCCTCAGGTTGGCCACGTTCCTTGTATTAGCCCCGTTGGTGCTGGCCCAAGCCGCTGGCATCAGAAGGCCCCTTGGTGACTGGCGGCTATTAGCCCCTCTGGGGTTTCCCATAGGGGTGCTCTACGGAGTGACCACAATCTCGGGCCCGCCGCTGGCCATGATCCTAAACAATAACGGGCTGGTCAAGGGAGAGTTTAGGACGGCCATGGCCGTAATTAGGACTGTGGAATCCACGGCAACGTTCATAAGCTACTTAACGCTAGGCGTCTTTAAACCAGCTGTCGTTTACCTAGCGGCCCTCGTGGCGCCCGTAATCGTTGCCTCTATGATTATCGGCCAAGTCGTAGCTCGCATGGCGCGTCCTGAGGACTTCAGGAGGCTGACCATGAGCTTCGACGCATGGATGATAGGCTACGGCTTAATGGGGGCTCTGGGCCACTGGCTACCCTTTGCCCTCATAGTCATCGCAGATCTAATACTCCTCCGGTATTACATCACCGTTCAGAGACCAAGAATTATCAAAGGGGAAAACTCACCTATATAG